The DNA segment AGGTGGTCGAGGTCGGACGCGACGTCGAGACCCTGGCGGTCGGCGATCGCGTCGTCGTCCCCTTCACGATCAGCTGTGGCTCGTGTTGGTTCTGCGGACGAGACCAGTACTCGCTCTGTGACAACTCCAACCCGAACGCCGAGATCGCCCGCAAGATGATGGGCCAGTCGCCGGCCGGCCTGTTCGGCTTCTCGCACATGCTCGGCGGCTACGCCGGCGGCCAGGCGGAGTACCTGCGGGTGCCGTACGCGGACGTCGGACCCGTAAAGGTCGACTCCGATCTGCCCGACGAGCAGGTGCTCTTCCTCTCGGACATCTTCCCGACGGGCTACATGGCCGCCGAGAACGCCGACATCGAGGAGGGGGACACGGTCGCGGTCTGGGGCTGTGGGCCGGTCGGGCAGTTCGCCATCCAGAGCGCCTGGATGCTCGGCGCCGGCCGGGTGGTCGCGATCGACCGGGTGGCCGAACGCCTCGAGATGGCACGACAGCACGGCGACGCGGAGGTCATCGACTACGAGGAGGAGGACGTCTACGACCGACTGATGGCGATGACCGGAAACCGCGGGCCGGACCGGTGTATCGACGCGGTCGGGACCGAGGCCCATGGGACGGGTCTCGACGGCTTCTCCGATCGGGTTCGGGAGGGAGTGAAGCTCCAGGACGATCGGCCGTACGTGCTCCGCGAGGCGATCAAATGTTGTCGGAAGGGCGGCACGCTCTCGGTCCCTGGCGTCTACATCGGCCGCGCGAACGTCCCGATGGGGCCGCTGATGAACAAGGCGCTGACGGTGAAGACGGGCCAGACGCACGTCCAGCGCTACCTCGACCCGCTGTTGGAGCGGATCGAGTCGGGCGAGATCGACCCCTCGTTCGTCATCAGCCACCAGGTCTCGCTGGAGGACGGACCGGAGATGTACGAGACCTTCAATCGGAAGGACGACGACTGCATCAAGGTCGTGATGACCCCCTGAGGGGCCGAGACGGGGGCGCCCTCGGTCGAACGACGCGGGAGCGCCGCCGGATCGGTCCGCGGACTCCCTACGGCCCCGCGGGTCCCCGCGCTCACGACGGTCCCTCGCGTCCGGCGGCGACCGCGTGCTCGCGGATCGCCGGCGATCTACCCCCGTCGTTCCCGTTCTAGCGTCTCCTCCACCGCCTCGAGACGGTTCGCGAGCCTGAACTCCCCGTATCCCGCGACGGCCATCCGCGCGTCGCGAACCGTCGTGATCATCTCGTGGACGGTCATGTCATCCATGTATCCGTTCAGGCGCGACGGGGTTACTAACCTTCCGTCGGTGGCTGCTCCCGCGGGACGAGGCGACACCCGTTTAGGCGCGCCGGCCACAGGTCAGCCATGAGCCTGCGCGTGACCTTTCTGGGCACTAGCGGCGCGGTCCCCACAGCCGGTCGCAACCCCAGCGCGATCCACCTCAAGCGGGAGGGCGAGGAGTTCCTGTTCGACTGCGGCGAGGGGACCCAGCGACAGATGATGCGCTTCTCGACCGGCTTCTCGATCTCGCGGATCTTCCTCACCCACCTCCACGGCGATCACGTCCTCGGTCTGCCGGGCCTGCTCCAGACGCTCGACTTCAACGACCGGGTCGAACCGCTGACGATCCACACCCCCCGCGGGACGGCGGGGAACGTCCGCCGACTGATCACGGCGCTCGACACCGCGCCGGGGTTCCCCCTCGAGATCGAGGAGGTTCGCGCCGGCGAGGTCGTTCACGAGGGCGAGGCCTACGAGGTCCGCACCTTCTCGACGGACCACCGCACCCACTCGGTGGGCTACGCGCTGGTCGAATCCGAGAGAAAGGGCCGGTTCGACCGCGAACGCGCCGAGGAGCTCGGCGTACCCGTGGGCCCGGCGTTCGGCCGGCTCCACGCGGGCGAGTCCGTCGAACTCGAGGACCGCGTCGTCGAGCCAGAGGAGGTCGTCGGGCCGCCCCGGCCGGGCCGACGGGTCGTCTACACGGGCGACACCCGGCCGACCGACGCGACGCTCGAGGCCGCCGCCGGAGCCGATCTGCTGATCCACGACGCGACGTTCGGCGACGACTGGGCCGAGCGCGCCCGCGAGACGGGTCACTCGACGGCCCGCGAGGCCGGCGAGCTCGCGAGCGAGGCGGGGGTCGAACGCCTCGCGCTGACCCACGTCTCCTCGCGCTACGCGGGCGACGTCTCCCGGCTCGCGAGCGAGGTCCGCGAGGCGTTCGACGGAGCGTTCGTCGCCGAGGACGGCCAGCGGATCGACGTGGCGTACCCCGAGTAGCCGCCGGTCGGACTCGCCGTATCGTTAATGTGGGTCGCCCCCCTACCACCGGTCGTGAGCGCGCGAACGAGTGCCCTCGACACGCTGATTTTCGGCGTCGACGTCCAGAGCGGCGACGTCCGCGGCGACGCCCCCTCCTACGCCGTCGTCGCCTTCGACGGCGAGAACCTCGACCGCGACGTCGTCTCGCTTCGAAAGCTCCGCCGGCTGATCGACCGCGAGGAGCCCGCGATCGTCTCGACCGACAACGTCTACGAGCTCGCCGCCGACAAGGACGCGCTGGTCCACCTCCTCCGAGAACTGCCCTCGGGGACGAAGCTCGTCCAGGTCACCGGCGCCGAGCGCCCCGAGCCCCTCTCACGGGTGGCCTCGCGCCACGGCGTCCCCTACGGCAAGGAGCCGATGAAGGAGGCCGAGGCCGCCGCACGGCTGGCAGCGGGCAACGTCGGCCACGAGGTGAGCGCTTTCACCAACACCACGCGGGTGAAGGTCGCCCGCGGCCGCTCAACCGGGAAGGGCGGCTGGAGCGAGGACCGCTACACTCGCCGGATCCAGGGGGCGGTGAAGCGGGCGGCCCGCGAAGTGGAGTCCGCGCTCGAGGAGGCGGGACTGGCGTACGAGGCCGACGTCACCGAGAAGTACGGCGGCTACTCGAACGCGATCTACTCCGTCGAGGCAACTCCCGACGAGATCCCCGTCTCGACGCGGCGCTCGGGCGACACGCGCGTCGAGATCGAGCGCGAGCGAACGGACGGCATCGAGTTCGAGCCGCTCGCGAAGCGGCGCGACTACGTGCTCGTCGGCGTCGATCCCGGCACTACCACCGCGGTGGCGATCGTCGGCATCGACGGCGAGGTGCTCGACGTCCTCAGTACCAGAACGGCCGACACCGCCGCGGTCATCGAGTGGATCGTCGAGCGGGGCCGGCCCTTTCTCGTCGCCGCGGACGTCACCCCGATGCCCAACACCGTCGAGAAGCTGCGCCGGAGCTTCGACGCCGCCGGGTGGACGCCCGAGACAGATCTGCCGGTCGACGAGAAACAGCACCGAACCCGCGAGGTGGGCTACGACAACGATCACGAGCGCGATGCGATCGCCGCGGCGCTGTTCGCCCACGACGCCAACGCCGAACGGTTCGAGCGCATCGCGCACAAGACCCCCGCGCGGATCGACCGCGGCGAGGTCACCGCCCGCGTCGTCGGCAACGACGAGCCGATCGAGCGCGTGCTCGACTCCTACCGCGAGGACGACGAGCCCGACGAGGTTGAGGAGGACGGGTCCGAGGAGCACGAACGGAGCCCCGAGCGGCGGCGGATCGCGGAGCTGGAGACGCGCCTCGAGCGCCTCCAGTCACACCTCTCGGAGGTCCGCGAGACGGTCGAGCAACGGGACGAACGGATCGACGAGCTCGAGACCGAGCTCTCGGCGGCGCGAAGCGAGGAACGAAAGGAGGTCCGCGAGCGCCGCGCGGTGACCCGGCTGGAGCGCGAGAACGATCGTCTGGAACGCGAGCGCGACGAACAGCGCGAGGCCCGCGAGGCGCTCGAGGAGAAGCTCGAGCGCCTCAAGGCGCTCTGGAAGCTCGATCACTCGAACTTCTCGGACGTCGACGGCGAGGAGCGCGATCTGGTGGCGGTGAAGCCGATAGAGAAGTTCACCCTCGGCGCGATCGAGGACGCGGAGGAGAGCTATGGGCTGGCGAGGGGCGACGTGATCTACCTGCGCGATGCCAGCGGCGCGGGCCGGCGGACCGCCGAACGCCTCGCCGACGTCTCACCGCGGGTCGTGCTCAAGGAGGGCGGTCTCTCCGAGGTCGCCGACGAGGTGCTCTTCGAACACGAGATCCCCGTCGGACCGGCCGACGACGTCGCGATCCGCGAGGTGGACGAGCTCGCCGTTGCCCGGGAGAGCGACGTCGAGCAGGTCGTCGAGGACTGGCACGAACGCGCCGAACGGCGCCACCGCGATCGGAACGCCGAGATGGTCGACCAGCTCATCAGCGAGCACCGCGCCGAGAGCGGTTAGAACGGCCCGCCGCCGCCCATCCCGAACGTCGCGAGCATCCCGGAGACGAGCGACTTCGCCGCGAGGCCGAGACCGGCGAGCACTAGCGCCAGCCCGCCCGCGACGAGCAGGCTCTCGACGGCGATGAGCGCCAGTCCGGCGATCACCAGGACGATTCCGACGACTCCGAGCGCGCCGAGTCGGTCGAACATGTCGGTGCTGGACGCGCGGCGGCCATAAGCCCGCCGTTCGTGGCGCGTCGCGTCGGTCGCGTCCTCCGGCGGATTTAACAGTCGGCCGACCGAAGCTCGATCCATGAGCGACGACGGAAGCGGGGGGCGGAAGAACCTCCGAATGCCCGACGACGACGAGGTGTTCGCCACCGTGGAGAACATGCTCGGCGCCAACAGGATCAAGGTCCGGTGTGCCGACGGCAAGGAGCGGACCGCGCGGATCCCGGGTCGGATGCGAAAGCGGATCTGGATCCGCGAGGACGACGTCGTGCTGGTCGAGCCGTGGGACTGGCAGGACGAGAAGGCCGACGTCACCTGGCGCTACGAGAAGAGCGACGCCGACCAGCTCAGGCGGGAAGGCCACATCCAGTAGAGCAACGGGAGGCCGACGGTCGAACCCGTCCGATGCCGCTTGCCTCACGTGGACGGCCGGCCGGGGCTCGTCCGACGGGCCACGAGCGCGCCTCGGTGTCGCGCACTTTTATCGCTGGGTCCCCACACGTTCACCATGAGCGACATCGAGGGCGAGTTCGGCCTGCTCGATCCTGAGGGGGCGGAGGGCGTCGGCGACGAGTGGGAGGAGATCGACGTCAGCGATACGGAGGCGGACCGCGTCGCCCGAAAGCGCGACCGGAAGTTCGACACGTTCAGAAAGCGCCTGAAGGACGCCGACCAGTTCAAGGTCGAGGCGTCGGTGTTCGACGACGCCACCCTGGGGGCGCTCTACCGGCTGGTCCAGCACGGCCACGTCCAGGCGTTCGGCGGGCCGATCTCGACGGGCAAGGAGGCGAACGTCTACACCGCGATGGGTAGTGAGGAGCGCGGCGAGGTCGCGGTAAAGGTCTATCGGATCAACGCGAGCGACTTCAAGGACATGCGCGAGTACCTCGTGGGCGACCCCCGGTTCGAGGAGCTCGGCGGCGATAAGAAACGCGTCGTGCTCGCCTGGACCAGAAAGGAGTTCGCGAACCTCCAGCGCGCACGCAAGGCGGGCGTGCGGGTACCCGAACCGATCGCCGTCGAACGCAACGTGCTGGTGATGGAGTACATCGCGACCGACGGCGATCGGGCGAGGCGGCTCAACGAGGTCCACATCGAGAACCCCGCCACCGCCTACAACGTCGTCCGCGAGTACATGCGCCGGCTCGACGACGCCGGGCTGGTCCACGGCGATCTCTCGGAGTACAACATCGTCTTCCACGAGGGCCAACTCGTCTTCCTCGACATGGGGCAAGCGGTGACGGTTCACCACCCCAACGCCGAGGAGTTCCTCCGCCGCGACTGTCGCAACGTCGCGGCCTTCTTCGCTCGACAGGGCCTCGAGACCGACGCCGACGACCTCTACGCCTTCGTCACCGGCGAGAGCGAGTAGCGTTGCGCTCCTCTCGACCCGGACCCATAGATACTCCTACCTCGCAGTGATACCCCATCACATGTTCGACGCGACGCGAACGTCACGGGCCGACGGACGACTCCAAGAGGGGGTCGAAGCGTGAGCGACGAGACGTACCTCGACCGACTGGTGAACGAGGAGGCGCTTCGGTCGTACCTCGAGGAGGCGTTAGGGTCGACCGACGAGTTCTCGATCCAGCGCCACGCCGAGGGCCACTCCAACGAGACGCTGTTTCTGACGTGGGGTGAGCGAGAGCTGGTGCTCCGCCGGCCGCCGCCGGGCGAGACCGCCGACACCGCACACGACGTCCTGCGCGAGTACCGCGTGATGGACGCCCTCCAGGACACCGAGGTGCCGATGCCGACGACCGTGCTGGCCTGCGAGGATCACGACGTGCTGGGCAGCGACTTCTACCTCATGGAGCGGCTCCCGGGCGACGTCATCAGAGGCGAGGAGCCCGAGCGATTTGCCGATCCCGACCACCGCGAGCGGATCGGCGAGGAGCTGGTCGACACCCTCGCGGCGATCCACGGAGTCGACCACGAGGCGGTCGGTCTCGACGGGTTCGGCCGGCCCGCCGGGTTCACCGAACGCCAGGTCGAACGCTGGGGCAAACAGATCGACTGGGCCGCCGAGACCACCGCAGAGCGCCGCGAGGTGCCGGAGCTGGATCGGGTCGGCGAGTGGCTCGAGGCGAACGTTCCTGACGACTACCCCCACACGCTCGTCCACGGCGACTACAAGCTCGACAACGTCTCCTTTGCGCCCGGGACCCCGCCCGAGATCGGCGGCGTCCTCGACTGGGAGCTGAGCACGCTCGGCGATCCCTTCACCGACCTGGGCTGGATGCTCTCGTTCTGGCACGACGCCGACGACCCCGAGCCGGCGATCCCCGAGCTCTATCCTACGTTCATGGCCCACGAGGACTACTCGACGCGCGAGGAACTCGTCGCGCGCTACGAGGACGCAACCGGTTACGAGTTCGAGCACGACCGGTTCTACCGGGCGCTCGCGGTCTACAAGATGGCGGGTCTGGGCGAGATGTTCCTCGCGCGCTACATGAACGGCGACAGCGACGACGACCTCTATCCGCAGATGGAGGAGGCGGTCCCGCGGCTCGCGGAACGGGCGCTCGAGATCATCGAGGACGAGGACTGAGGACGGGGACGAGCGAGAACGTTTAAACCGGCCCAGCCAGTAGGAATCCGTATGAATCACGTGACGATTCCGCAGGACCGCATCGGCGCACTCATCGGTGCGGGCGGGGAGACCCTGCGCGAGATCGAACGGAAGGCGGAGGTTCGCCTCGACGTCGATTCGGAGAACGGGTCGGTTCGCATCGAGAACGTCGGCGACCCCCTCTCCGGGCTGAAGGGTCCCGAGATCGTCCGCGCCATCGGTCGCGGGTTCCCCCCCGAGGACGCCCTCTCGCTGCTCGAGGACGACATGATGATGCTCGATATCATCGACGTGGACGCCGCGAGCCGGAACAAGAACGACCTCCAGCGCAAGAAGGGCCGGCTCATCGGCGAGGGCGGGCGGACCCGCGAGCTGATGGAGGAACTCTCGGGCGCGCGCGTCGTCATCTACGGCTCGACGCTCGGCGTCATCGGCACGCCCGAACGGGTCTCGATGATCCGGGAGGCCGCCGAGATGCTGCTCGAGGGCGCCCCCCACGGTGCGGCCTACTCCTTCCTCGAGCGCAAGCACAACGAGCTCAAACGCGAGGAGCTCGACTACCACCGGTTCTCCGGCGGCGAGTCCGCGTAGTGTAGTATATAAAACTATGTGGCATTCTATGTCACGACGCGACCTCGTCGGTAGCGTGACCGTTCTCGTACCTGCCTTCGTTACTTTTATATAGAATACCAAACAATCCTCTCCTGTCATGGCACAGCAGATGGGTAATCAGCCCCTCATCGTACTCTCCGACGACAGTCAGCGTACCTCCGGACGCGACGCACAGTCGATGAACATCACGGCGGGCAAGGCGGTCGCCGAGTCCGTCCGTACGACGCTCGGCCCGAAAGGGATGGACAAGATGCTCGTCGACAGCGCGGGCTCGGTCGTCGTCACCAACGACGGCGTGACCATCCTCAAGGAGATGGACATCGAGCACCCCGCCGCGAACATGATCGTGGAGGTCGCCCAGACCCAGGAGGACGAGGTCGGCGACGGCACCACGTCGGCGGTCGTCGTGGCCGGTGAGCTCCTCAAACAGGCCGAGGACCTGCTCGATCAGGACATCCACGCGACCACCCTCGCGCAGGGCTACCGACAGGCCGCCGAACGCGCGAAGGAGGTCCTCGACGAGATCGCGATCGACGTCGACGCCGACGACACCGACATCCTCACCCAGATCGCCGCGACGGCGATGACGGGCAAGGGTGCGGAGAACGCCCGCGACGTGCTCGCGGAGCTCGTCGTCGACGCCGTCCGCAACGTCGCGGACGACGACGAGATCGACACCGAGAACGTCAAGATCGAGAAGGTCGTCGGTGGCGCGACCGAGGACTCGGAGCTCATCGAGGGCGTCATCGTGGACAAGGAGCGCGTCCACGACAACATGCCCTACTTCGCCGAGGACGCGAACATCGCGCTACTGGACACCGCCCTCGAGGTGAAGGAGACCGAGATCGACGCCGAGGTCAACGTCACCGACCCCGATCAGCTCCAGCAGTTCCTCGACCAGGAGGAGAAGCAGCTCAAGGAGATGGTCGAGCAGGTAAAGGAGACGGGCGCGGACGTCGTCTTCGCCGGCAAGGGCATCGACGACATGGCCCAGCACTACCTCGCCCAGGAGGGCATCATCGCCGTGCGCCGCGCGAAGTCCAGCGACCTGCAGCGGCTGGCCCGCTCGACCGGCGGCCGCGTCGTCTCGAACGTCGGTGATCTCGAGGAGGACGACCTCGGCTTCGCCGGCTCGGTCGCCCAGAAGGACATCGGCGGCGACCAGCGCATCTTCGTCGAGGACGTCGAGGACGCGAAGAGCGTCACCCTCGTCCTCCGCGGCGGCACCGAGCACGTCGTCGACGAGGTCGAGCGCGCCATCGAGGACTCGCTGGGCGTCGTGCGCGTCACCCTCGAGGACGGCAAGGTGCTGCCCGGTGGCGGCGCCCCCGAGGTCGAACTCGCGCTCCAGCTCCGTGACTTCGCCGACAGCGTCGGCGGCCGCGAGCAGCTCGCCGTCGAGGCGTTCGCCGACGCGCTCGAGGTCATCCCGCGCACGCTCGCGGAGAACGCGGGCCTCGACCCCATCGACTCGCTGGTCGACCTGCGCAGCCAGCACGACGGCGGCACCACGCAGGCCGGCCTCGACGCCTACTCCGGCGACGCCATCGACATGGAGAGCGAGGGCGTCGTCGAACCGCTGCGCGTGAAGACCCAGGCCATCGAGAGCGCCACCGAGGCCGCCGTGATGATCCTGCGCATCGACGACGTCATCGCCGCGGGCGACCTCTCGGGCGGTCAGGTCGACGCCGACGACGGCGGCGACGACATGCCCCCGGGCGGCGGTGGCATGGGCGGCGGCATGGGCGGAATGGGCGGCGGCATGGGCGGTATGGGCGGAATGGGCGGCGCGATGTGAAGTAGGCTCACGCCCTACCACCCAGTCGACCGACGAACCGACTTCTTCCCGTTTTCACCCGAGCAGCGACGCGCCCGTCACTCGAGACGTGCGTTCGTGGTACGTCCCCGGTCCCAGAATGCGACGTTCAGCGGCGCAGCGAAGCACCGATCAGCACCGCGCCGAGCAACAGCAACGCGACCGGAACTCCCGGCACGGCGGCGTGGGTCGTACACTCGTTGATTCCGCCGTCGGGCGTGTAAACGACCTCGCTGCCCTCGAACGCGTAGAGCGCGGGTCCGTCCGCGAGTCCCGCGTAGCCGACCTCCGTACATGCCGTCAGCGGAAGGGACGGGAACAGCGCGACGAAGGCGAGCAGCACTGCCGTCGCGAGCAACAGGGCGGTGATTCCCGTCTGGAACGTCAGCTCTCCCATGGGTCGTACGAACGGTCCCCGGGGACGTGTAGCTAGGGGGATCTACTCGTCGACGTCGAGCGCGAACTGGCGGTTCTCGATCGCCGCGTTCAGGACGACGCTCGTGTTCGACTCGCGGATGTCCGGGTCGACCAGGAGCGACTTGATTCCCTCGTTCATCTCGTCTGTGTCCCTGAACTTCCCGATCGCGATGATGTCGTAGTCGCCGGTGACCTCGTAGACGCTGAGCATCTGCTCGTGTTCCCGCAGACGATCGGTCACGTCCGGCAGCGCGTTACCCTCGACCTTCAGCTGGAGGATCGCGGTCACGTCGTAGCCGAGCATCCCGTAGTCGATCTTCGGGGTATACCCCGTGATCGCGCCTTCCTCCTCGAGCGCCGAGAGGTGGTTCGAGACCGTCGTCACGGAGACGCCGAGCTGCTCGGCGAGGCTGCGGAGGCTCGCCCGGCCGTCGTCCAGTAGAGCGTTCACCAATTTCGAGTCGAGATTTTCGTACGTCATACATCGACTCTACCTCCCTACTCATTAGAAGTTTACGAATATCCAGTTACGATCGTCCATCGGAATACTTGCGCAGAGCGATAACGTTTTAGTATAAACGATATACAGTCAAGGTGTCGAGAACGATGGCAAACGGAAATCTAACATCTGAAGAGGAATCGGTACTGGAGCGCATCGACGAGGAGAACGTCAAGTTCCTTCGGCTTCAGTTCACCGACATCACGGGTACGGTCAAGAACGTCGCGATCCCCGCGAGCCAGGCCGAGAAGGCCTTCGACGAGGGGATCTGGTTCGACGGCTCCTCGATCGAGGGGTTCGTCCGGATCCAGGAGTCGGACATGCGCCTCGAGCCCGACCCGACCACCTTCGAGATCCTCCCCTGGAGATCGAACGGCGACGACGACTACGCGAGCGCACGGCTGATCTGTGACGTCGTCAACACCGACGGGTCGCGCTTCGACGGCGGTCCGCGCCAGGTGCTCAAGCGCGTCCTCGAGAAGGCCGACGAGATGGGCTACACCGTCAGCATCGGCCCCGAACCCGAGTTCTTCCTGTTCAAGACCGACGAGGAGGGCAACGCGACGACGATCCCCCACGACAAGGGCGGCTACTTCGACCTCGCGCCGAAGGACCTCGCGAGCGACGTCCGCCGGGACATCATCTTCGCGCTCGAGGACATGGGCTTCGAGGTCGAGGCCAGCCACCACGAGGTCGCGGAGGGCCAACACGAGATCAACTTCAAGTACGAGGACGCGCTGGCGGCGGCCGACAACATCGCCACGTTCCGTTCGGTCGTTCGGGCGGTCGCCGCGCAGAACGACCTGCACGCGACGTTCATGCCCAAGCCGATCGCCGAGATCAACGGCTCGGGGATGCACACCCACATCAGCCTGTTCGACGAGGACGGCAACGCCTTCGCCGACGAGGACGACGAGTTCAACCTCTCGGAGGTCGCCTACCAGTTCATGGGCGGCATCCTGAACCACGCCGAGGCGTTCGCCGCCGTCACCAACCCGACGGTCAACTCCTACAAACGGCTGGTTCCGGGCTACGAGGCGCCGGTCTACATCGCCTGGTCGGACGTCAACCGCTCGGCGCTCATTCGGGTCCCCGACGCGGCGGGCGCGAGCTCGCGCTTCGAGGTCCGTAACCCCGACCCGTCGTGCAACCCCTACCTCGCCCTCGCGGCGATCATCGGTGCGGGACTGCACGGCATCGAGACGGACGCCGATCCCGGTTCGCCCGTTCGTGAGGACATCTACGAGTTCGACGACGCGAAGCGCGAGGAGTACGGCATCACGACGCTGCCGCCGAACCTCACCACCGCCGTCGACGCCCTCGAGGCCGACGAGGTCATCACCGACGCGCTCGGCGATCACGTCACCGAGAAGTTCATCCAGGCCAAGCGCGCCGACTACGCCGACTACAAGACCCACGTCAGTAGCTGGGAGACCGAGAAGTACCTCGAGAAGTTCTGAGCTGAGTCCCGACCCTCCGAATCGTCCCCCTGTGCTCTCCTCCGTCGTGTTCCCGTCCTCGACCGTCGGTTGGTCCACCCCGCCGTCCGGACGACCTCGGCGTCCCGAACGTACACCGTTCTAGAGAGGTGACGTCGTCCACGGCGGTTCACTCACCGCCGGTCGGATCGGAAGCGCGACTGTATCACGTGCGACCGGAGTCCGATCCCGTGGCGGATCCGTTCGTCGTCGGAACACGGACCATACAGGTGCTAGATTTCCAGGTGACTCGAACGGGCATCGTGGACGCCGAGGTGGCCCGTGAGGCGGGCTTCGATCCCGTCTCAGCGTTCGTCACGACCATCGCTCGCGTCCCCTACTACTCGGGCTGGTCGCGTATGGTGGTCCACGCGACCGCCGACGTCGACACCGGCCGGCTCATCGGTCAACGCCGTCGTCGCCCGATCACCGCGGGGATGACGGCACGGGAGGTCGGCTCGCTCGACTTCGGCTACGCGCCGCCGTTCGGGCCGGTGTGGGATCCCGTACTCGGCGTTGCGAAGGTGCTCGACGAGAAGCCCACGTGAGCGACTCACCGGTCTCCAGAACGGGAGGTATACGACTTCGGCCGTCGGGTCGCCGACCGATCACTCGCCGCGCCAGGTGAGGATGGCGTCGCGGACCCGTCCGGGGACGCCGAGGACTCCGAAGCCGGCCCCGACCATCACCATCAGCACGTAGAGGCCGAGCGTCGAGAGCCAGAGCACGAGCATCGCGGCGATCGCCCAGCCGCCGGCGAGGAAGTAGAAGGCGCCGAGGGTCATTGCGGTGCCGTACAGCAACACGAGATACGGTCCCCAGCCACGCGCGTGGCCACGGCGCATGCGCTTTCTGACGTAGCTCTTGAGGTCCGACTCGACCTCCTCCCTGTTCATCGTTCTGTCCTCGACGTCGGACTGGAAGTCGTCGAGGTCCGTCCGGAGCGAGCGGAGTTCGTCCTGGAGGCCGACGACGTCGGGCGCGGGTCCGCGCTTGCCCGTCCCGGCCTCGTCGTGGGCCGTGCGGGTCGAGTCGGTCGCCTCCCCGCTCTCTCCGCCGATATCGGGGCTCGACCCCCGCGGCGAGTCGGTCGTCTCCTCGCCCTTGCCGATCCCGCGGTCCGTCTCGTCCGTCGCATCGGACGTCACCGCACTCGCCGCGTCGTCGGACTCCAGTGGCGTGCGTTCTGAGGCCTCTACTTCGCCGTCGGGTGCGTCGTTGTCACGAACCATGAGTACGTAGTTGAGCACTGCGCCGAGGATGATGACGATGCCGCCGATGTAGAGCCAGGTGAGCAACAGGAGGATCGCGCCGACGACGCCGTAGGCGTCGTACTGGCCGGCGTTCGAGGCGTAGATGCCGAACAGGGACTGCAGGATCGACCAGCCGGCTCCCGTGAGAACGGCGCCGGGGAGCGCCTGGCGGACCGTCAGCCCGTCGACGTCGGGCAGGACGTAGTGAACGGGCAGGAAGACGACCGAGAGCGCGATGAGCACGAGAAGCGGGGTCAGCGAGATGAAGGGGAGATCCGGAATGAGGACGGTGAGCGTTCCGAGCGCGAGCATCCCGAGCACCGCGATCAGGATCGCGCCGAACACCAACAGCGCGTTCACAAACTGCCCCAGGATCGACTTCTCGAGTCCCGAGCCGTAGACGATCGAGAACGCGATGTCGAGCCCGCGAAAGAGCTTTAGTGCGCTCCAGAGCAGGACGACGAACCCCGCGACCGTCGCTCCGGCTCGCCCCTCCTCGCCGGTGATCGCACCCCTGATCGCCTCCTGTCCGGCCGGCGCGAGGTACGTGCTCGACTGATCGACGACCTGGTTCGCGAGCTCCTGGCCACCGAAGATCGAGACGACGAGAAACAGGAAGAGCAACAGCGGGATCAGCGAGATGAACGCGTAGTAGGCGATGCTCGCCGCCAGGAAGGTGATCTCGTCTTCCTGCGCCTCTTCGACGACCCTCCGTCCGATGGCGACACCGCTCCCGACTCGACTCACACCCGCACTGCGGCCGGCAGCCACATATA comes from the Halalkalicoccus sp. CG83 genome and includes:
- the thsA gene encoding thermosome subunit alpha — encoded protein: MGNQPLIVLSDDSQRTSGRDAQSMNITAGKAVAESVRTTLGPKGMDKMLVDSAGSVVVTNDGVTILKEMDIEHPAANMIVEVAQTQEDEVGDGTTSAVVVAGELLKQAEDLLDQDIHATTLAQGYRQAAERAKEVLDEIAIDVDADDTDILTQIAATAMTGKGAENARDVLAELVVDAVRNVADDDEIDTENVKIEKVVGGATEDSELIEGVIVDKERVHDNMPYFAEDANIALLDTALEVKETEIDAEVNVTDPDQLQQFLDQEEKQLKEMVEQVKETGADVVFAGKGIDDMAQHYLAQEGIIAVRRAKSSDLQRLARSTGGRVVSNVGDLEEDDLGFAGSVAQKDIGGDQRIFVEDVEDAKSVTLVLRGGTEHVVDEVERAIEDSLGVVRVTLEDGKVLPGGGAPEVELALQLRDFADSVGGREQLAVEAFADALEVIPRTLAENAGLDPIDSLVDLRSQHDGGTTQAGLDAYSGDAIDMESEGVVEPLRVKTQAIESATEAAVMILRIDDVIAAGDLSGGQVDADDGGDDMPPGGGGMGGGMGGMGGGMGGMGGMGGAM
- the lrp gene encoding HTH-type transcriptional regulator Lrp, which produces MTYENLDSKLVNALLDDGRASLRSLAEQLGVSVTTVSNHLSALEEEGAITGYTPKIDYGMLGYDVTAILQLKVEGNALPDVTDRLREHEQMLSVYEVTGDYDIIAIGKFRDTDEMNEGIKSLLVDPDIRESNTSVVLNAAIENRQFALDVDE
- a CDS encoding KH domain-containing protein; translation: MNHVTIPQDRIGALIGAGGETLREIERKAEVRLDVDSENGSVRIENVGDPLSGLKGPEIVRAIGRGFPPEDALSLLEDDMMMLDIIDVDAASRNKNDLQRKKGRLIGEGGRTRELMEELSGARVVIYGSTLGVIGTPERVSMIREAAEMLLEGAPHGAAYSFLERKHNELKREELDYHRFSGGESA
- a CDS encoding phosphotransferase family protein, whose amino-acid sequence is MSDETYLDRLVNEEALRSYLEEALGSTDEFSIQRHAEGHSNETLFLTWGERELVLRRPPPGETADTAHDVLREYRVMDALQDTEVPMPTTVLACEDHDVLGSDFYLMERLPGDVIRGEEPERFADPDHRERIGEELVDTLAAIHGVDHEAVGLDGFGRPAGFTERQVERWGKQIDWAAETTAERREVPELDRVGEWLEANVPDDYPHTLVHGDYKLDNVSFAPGTPPEIGGVLDWELSTLGDPFTDLGWMLSFWHDADDPEPAIPELYPTFMAHEDYSTREELVARYEDATGYEFEHDRFYRALAVYKMAGLGEMFLARYMNGDSDDDLYPQMEEAVPRLAERALEIIEDED
- the glnA gene encoding type I glutamate--ammonia ligase, coding for MANGNLTSEEESVLERIDEENVKFLRLQFTDITGTVKNVAIPASQAEKAFDEGIWFDGSSIEGFVRIQESDMRLEPDPTTFEILPWRSNGDDDYASARLICDVVNTDGSRFDGGPRQVLKRVLEKADEMGYTVSIGPEPEFFLFKTDEEGNATTIPHDKGGYFDLAPKDLASDVRRDIIFALEDMGFEVEASHHEVAEGQHEINFKYEDALAAADNIATFRSVVRAVAAQNDLHATFMPKPIAEINGSGMHTHISLFDEDGNAFADEDDEFNLSEVAYQFMGGILNHAEAFAAVTNPTVNSYKRLVPGYEAPVYIAWSDVNRSALIRVPDAAGASSRFEVRNPDPSCNPYLALAAIIGAGLHGIETDADPGSPVREDIYEFDDAKREEYGITTLPPNLTTAVDALEADEVITDALGDHVTEKFIQAKRADYADYKTHVSSWETEKYLEKF